Genomic DNA from Flavobacterium sp. N502540:
AACGGGACTGAAAGAACAATACGAATTTGCACAAAAATCAATCAGACGACTGACCAACATGCTTAAAGATTCTCTCATATCTCAGCAAACTTACGATGAAACTTTCGCCAAATATCAAGGCGCACAAGCACAATACAACGCTGTTATTGCAGAATTAGACGACGCTAAAAAAGGAGCCCGAATCGAACAGCAAACTATGGCACTTGGACAACAGGATCGTGCGCTTGGAGCGTTGCAAGAAGTAGAAACCGCCAACAAGGAACGCTACATCATTGCTCCTCAAAATATGAGTATCGAAACCATCACCCTAAATCTTGGCGAACTGGCCCTACCCGGTTATACTTTATTTAATGGTTATATCGACAACAGTATCTATTTTCGCTTTACGATTCCTGAAAATCAATTGGGCGAATTTAAAAAAGGACAGGAAATTACCGTTCATGTTCCCTATAAAAAAGAAAACATTAAGGGAAGAATCTCAACGATAAAACAACTGGGAGCCTACGGAAATATTGCTACGGCCTATCCTGATTATGAAATGCAGGAAAGCTTGTTTGAAATAAAAATAACACCTGTTAATATAGAGCAAACCAAGGATCTGATTACGAAAACAACTGTCACCTTATCTCATTAACTATGCAAAATTTCTTTTCATTGCTTAAACGGGAATTTCAATTGTTCTGGAAAAACAAAGTCCTGAGAATCCTTTTTATCGGTGCACCTATTTTATACGGTGTTTTATTAGGCTACGTTTACGGAAAAGGCAAAGTTACCGACTTACCCATTCTTGTAGTCGATCAGGACCGTTCTGAGCTAAGCTCAAAAGCCATTCAGATGTTTGAGGACAACGAAGTACTATCCGTCTCATCTATTTTATACGACCAGAACAATCTTTCTAAACTTGCCATACAAAAAGATGCCACTTGTGTGGTTATCATTCCGAAAGATTTTGAGAAAATGACTCTCACCAAAAAATATCCTGAAATTACGACTATCGTTAACACCTCTAATGTACTCACTGCTAACTATGCCTCAACAGCCATACAAATTTGTCTGGGCACTTTAAAGGCCGGCGTTCAAATCGAAACCTTAAGAAAACAAGGAGTTCCGGAAAACTTGCTTGCCTCACAATACGAACCCTTCAAAACTACGTTTATCAAAAAGTACAACCGAAGTACTAATTATATGTATTTTCTTTGGCCAGGGGTTTTGGCGACTGTTCTTCAACAGGTTTTACTATTAGGACTGGCGCTTTCATTTGCATCAGAATTTGAAAACGGAACTTTTAAAGACCTCGTAAAAAAATGCCCTTCTCTTCTGAAAATGCTGGCAGTAAAAATAATCCCCTATCTGATCATGAGCTTTGGAATCTGGATCATTTACTGGCTCTTCACGTTGTGGTTCCGACTGCCATTTTACGAAAACTTAGCGCCTCTTACTTTTATTGCCGGTTTTTTTGTACTGGCGGCTTCTTTCATCGGAATTCTGGTCAGCATCGTAGTTCCGAATCAGTTAAAAGCAACCGAGATTTTAATGGTAATAGCCACACCAAGCTTTATCCTAAGCGGTTTTACCTGGCCCTTAAGTCAGATGCCACAGACTGTACAAGCCATTGCCAATGTAATTCCACTCACCCATTTTTTAAAAGCTTTCAGAATATTAATTATAGAGAACGGTACATTTTCACAAACCACAGCCTCTATCCGCAACATGATCATCATTGGACTCGTGTGTGCCATAGCCGCCTACATTGCCTTATACTTTAAAAAGAAAGAAGCACTTAAAGAAATTTAATTCCTTTACTACGAGACATAAAAAAAGCACAGAAATTTAATCTCTGTGCTTTTGTATCTTAAGAGTAAACGAAAATTACTTTTCGATTTCTCGCATAGAATCCATTTTCTTATGTGCCAGGAATCCTGCAACATCTTCAAAGTGTTCTTTTACACGTTTGTTTCCAAATTCAAACACTTTAGTCGCTAAGCCATCTAAGAAATCACGGTCGTGAGAAACCAAAATTAAAGTTCCGTCGAAATCACGTAAGGCATCTTTAATAATATCTTTGGTTTTCATGTCCAGGTGATTCGAAGGCTCATCCAGAATCAATAAGTTTACAGGCTCTAACAATAGTTTTATCATTGCCAAACGAGTTTTTTCTCCTCCTGAAAGCACTTTTACCTTTTTGGTAATATCATCTCCTTGGAACATAAACGCTCCCAGAATATTTTTAATCTGAGTACGAATATCTCCTACTGCAATAGCATCAATCGTTTCAAAAATTGTAGCATTCTCATCTAGTAATGATGCTTGGTTTTGTGCAAAATATCCAATTTGTGCATTATGTCCAATCTCAACACTTCCGGAATCAACGCCAATTTCTTTCATGATCGCTTTGATCATGGTCGATTTTCCTTCTCCATTTTTCCCCACAAAAGCTACTTTCTGACCGCGTTCGATTACAACATTAGCATCTCTAAACACCACATGGTCTCCGTAAGCCTTAGACATTTCTTTTACAATAACAGGGTATTGCCCGGAACGTGCCGCTGGCGGGAATTTCAAACGCAATGCAGAAGTATCTACTTCATCAACCTGAACAATTTCAAGCTTCTCCAGCATTTTTACACGAGACTGAACGGCGTCAGTTTTTGAGAATGTTCCTTTAAAACGATCAATAAAAGCTCTGTTATCAGCAATCATTTTTTGCTGCTCATCGTATGCTTTTTGTTGGTGTATACGACGGTCTTTTCTCAATTCTAAATAATGAGAATATTTTGCTTTGTAATCGTAAATCCTTCCCATGGTTACCTCAATAGTACGATTCGTAATATTATCTACGAATGCTCTATCGTGCGAAATCACAACTACTGCTTTTGCCGAATTAACCAAAAACTCTTCCAACCATTGAATACTTTCAATATCCATGTGATTGGTTGGCTCATCCAATAAAATCAAATCCGGTTTTTGAAGAAGAATTTTAGCCAATTCGATACGCATTCTCCATCCTCCTGAAAATTCAGAAGTCTGACGAGTAAAATCTTCGCGCTCAAAACCTAAACCTGTTAATATTTTTTCAACTTCGGCTTCGTAGTTTACTTCTTCGATCGCATAGTATTTCTCACTTAAATCTGAAACTCTCTCGATTAGTTTCATGTAAGCATCACTTTCATAATCGGTACGAACCGTTAATTGCTCGTTGATTTCATCGATTTCAGCTTTCATTTTAAAAATTTCTCCAAAAGCCTTAGAAGCTTCTTCCATTACAGTCGAACCATCTTTTGTTAACAAATGCTGAGGCAAATAAGCCACAACGGCATCTTTCGGAGTTGAAACACTTCCGGTAGAAGGCTTACTTTGACCGGCAATTATTTTTAAAAGTGTCGATTTTCCCGCACCATTTTTACCCATAAGGGCAATTTTATCATTTTCATTGATAGCAAAAGAAACATCGCTAAATAATGTAGTTCCACCAAACTGAACCGAAATATCGTTAACTGTAATCATTATCTTCTGTGAATTTATTTAATCGGTTAATCGTTTATTTGATAACCCATTTTTTTCGTGGTGCAAAGATAGATTAATTAGATAATTAGGCAATGTGATAATTAGAAAATGAGATAATTAGTCAATTAGATAATTTTTGAAATGCAAATTTTATCTTTAAAAAACGAGAGCCGTTATTTGCTTACGCAAATAACGGCTCTTCAAATTATCTCATTATCTGATTGCCTAATTATCTAATTTAATCTTTCCTCCATTTTTTAGTTTCTTCAAAAATGTGTTCTAAGATTGCAGCTTCTGTTTCGTCAAATTCAATATTTCGACGCCCCATAACTAATTTCGCTGTTTCAAAAGCTTTTTTGGTCACATAAGTTGTAAAACCGGCTGCCCCACCCCAAGAAAAACTTGGAACAAAATTGCGTGGAAAACCGCTTCCGAAGATATTAGCACTTACTCCAACTACTGTTCCGGTGTTGAACATGGTATTGATTCCACATTTACTGTGATCTCCCATCATTAAACCACAAAACTGAAGTCCGGTTTTAGCAAACCCTTCGGTTTCGTAGCTCCATAGTTTCACTTCTTCGTAATTGTTCTTCAGGTTCGAATTGTTGCTGTCGGCACCAATATTACACCATTCACCTAAAACAGAATCCCCTAAAAACCCATCATGGCCTTTGTTTGAATTTGCAAAAAGCACTGAGTTCTTAACTTCTCCGCCAATTCTCGATCCCGGACCTACTGTTGTAGCTCCGTAAACTTTGGCGTTTAGTTTCACCTGTGCATTCTCGCATAAAGCAAAAGGTCCGCGAATTACAGTCCCTTCCATAATCTCTGCATTCTTACCTATATATATTGGCCCATTAGAAGCATTCAGTGTTACGAACTCTAATTTTGCACCTTCTTCCAGAAATATATTTTCAGGAGCAATAACATTTACACTTTTTGGGATCGGCTGCGATTTTCTGTCTTCGGTCAAATACTGAAAATCTTCACGGATCGCGGCATCATTTTTAGAAAAAATATCCCAGGTATGTTCTACGGTCAGACAAGCGTCATTGTATGGAATGATTTCATAGGAATCAAAATCAACTTCTTCCTGATTTTCATTCGTAAAAAAAGCAATTACATCATCCCCTTTAAAAATAGCCTGATTAGCCTTTAAATCTGAAACCATCTCCGCAAGTGTATCATTTGGTAAATACGCTGCATTGATCATTACATTCTCTTCCATTTCTACCATCGGAAATTTTTGCGATAAATAATCTTCGGTAATGGTAGTTATAGTCGAACCTAGACGTGCTTCCCATTTCTGGCGAATCGTCATAATTCCAATTAATATGTCAGCAACAGGTCTTGTAAAAGTAAAAGGTAATAATGCATTCCGGACGGGACCGTCAAAAAGAATGTAATTCATAAATAATTAAATTTGATACTTGTTAAAATCTTGATTTGGTTATCGGGATCAAAGTTACAATTATTTTATTTGTGTCATTTGTACTGTAACAGATATAGTACATTTTTTTTTAACCGCTAAGTGCGCTAAAATTTTACGCAAAGTTCGCCAAGTTTTTTTTGCAGGTATGCCTTTTTAAAGGGATAAAGCTCGCAAAGCTTTGTAAACAGAGGCTTTATATAAAACCTTGTACTTGTTTCTATTAAATAAAAAAAGCCTCCCGAATGGAAGGCTTTTGTATAATTTTAAACCGCTATTATTTTTTAGCGTGTTTTGCATATTTAGTTTTGAATTTATCAATACGTCCTGCAGTATCGATAAGTTTAGATTTACCAGTATAAAATGGGTGAGATGTTCTAGAAATCTCCATTTTTACAACTGGATACTCAACTCCGTCAACTTCAATTGTTTCTTTTGTATCTGCAGTAGATTTAGTGATAAAAACTTCGTCATTTGACATGTCTTTAAATGCAACTAATCTGTAATTTTCTGGGTGAATTCCTTTTTTCATCTTTTTATTTTATTTATTGTTTAGAGCATTTTTATTTTGAAGCTTTTCCATGGTTAGAAAAAGGTGTAAACAACACTACTCTTTTTTTGTTTAAAACTTTTAATTATTTTTAAGTGCGCAAATTTACAACTTTTTTCGAATTAACAAATCTTTTAATCAATATTTTTAACGAGTCGGCGATTTGCATTAAAATTTTTAATATCTATCTGGTGTGTACTCGTAATTACTATATTTGTGGATTAATTTTAAAACATATAGAAATATGATCAATGAAGTTATTAAAAAGAATGGAATTACTTACGGTGTAATGATTGGAATTGCATCTGCATTATTTACTGCTACGATATACGCGATTGATCTGAATCTGTTCACAGCCTGGTGGATGGGCATCATAGGTATTGTAATCAGTCTGACAATCAGCATCGTTTTACTTTCTAAAACTAAGAAAGAATTAAAAGGAGTTTTCCCTTTCAAAGATGCTTTTACCACTTACTTTATAGCTGCTGTAATTGGAGTTCTAATTTCTACTTTATTTAATATTGTTTTATTTAACGTTATTGATCCGGGCGCAAAAGATACTTTAAACGAAATCATGATCAAATATACTGCTAACATGATGCAGAAATTTGGAGCTCCTGCTTCATCAATTAATGAAGCCATTAGCAAAATGAAAGAAAGCAGCCCTTACTCGACTTTTGAATTATTAAAGGGATCTGTTTTTGCAATTGTTATCAGTGCCATTTTTGGATTAATTTTCGCCGCATTTTTTAAAAGCAAAACTACACAAGAATAAAAAAAATAAATGAATTTATCTATACTTATACCGCTTCTTAATGAGGAGGAATCACTAAAAGAACTCTATTCGTGGATTATTAAAGTGATGCAATCTAACAATTACTCTTATGAAATCATTTTTGTGGATGATGGAAGTACAGATGATTCTTGGAATATCATTGAAAGTTTCTCTAACGAAAATCCGAATGTAAAAGGGATTCGTTTTATGAAAAACTTTGGAAAATCGCAGGCTCTGCATGCTGGTTTTGCCAAAGCACAAGGAGATGTTATCATCACTATGGATGCGGATTTACAAGATAGCCCGGACGAAATTCCTGGTTTATATGAAATGATCACAGTTCAGAAATTTGATTTGGTTTCAGGATGGAAAAAGAAACGTTACGATTCTGTAGTAGCAAAAAATCTTCCTTCAAAACTATTTAACTGGGCCGCCAGAAAAACTTCAGGTGTCGAGTTAAACGATTTCAACTGCGGATTGAAAGCTTATAAAAATGCCGTAGTTAAAAACGTTGAAGTTTCGGGCGAAATGCACCGTTACATTCCGGTTTTGGCTAAGAATGCCGGTTTTAATAAAATCGGAGAAAAAGTGGTTATTCATCAGGCCCGTAAATATGGTGAAACTAAATTTGGAATGGAACGTTTTATAAACGGTTTTCTTGATTTAATTACTATTTGGTTCTTATCCCGATTCGGAAAAAGACCTATGCACTTGTTTGGTGCTATTGGATCGTTGATGTTTATCATCGGATTTTTACTGGCTGGTTATATCGGAATTTCAAAATTATACCATATGTATAACGGAATGAAATACAGCCTAATCACCAATAATCCATGGTTTTTCATTGCTTTGACTACCATGATACTGGGAACTCAATTGTTCCTGGCAGGTTTTCTGGGTGAAATTATCCTGAGAACCAAAAACAACGAAGCTCGTTACAAAGTAGCCCGTGAGGTTAATTTTTAACGTAAACCCCTAGCCCCGATAGTAGTGGAAATCCTTTTTCTTTTTCCTTTAAAAAGAAAAAGATTGAAACGGATAGCGGGAATAAGCTCTATAAAAAACTTATTATTTTAATATAAAAAGACACGAATGATGAATATAGCACCGAATATTCTAAATGCAGTAAACGAATGGCTAACCCCTACATTTGACAGCGAAACGCAAGCTGCTGTTAAAGAATTAATGACCACCTCACCAAAGGAACTAGAGGAAAGTTTTTATAAAAATCTGGAATTTGGAACTGGCGGAATGCGTGGTGTGATGGGTGTTGGAAGCAACCGTATTAACAAATACACCCTTGGGAAAAACACTCAGGGTTTATCTGATTATTTACATATTGCGTTCCCAAACCAACCTTTAAAAGTAGTCATTGCGTATGATTGCCGTCACAACAGTAATAGCCTGGCAAAGGTTGTTGCAGATGTTTTTTCGGCAAACGGAATTCACGTGTATTTATTTTCAGATTTGCGACCAACTCCGGAATTATCCTTTGCTCTTAAATATTTAGGCTGCCAATGCGGAATTGTATTAACTGCTTCTCACAATCCACCGGAATATAATGGTTATAAAGTGTACTGGGAAGATGGCGGACAAATTGTTCCTCCACAGGATACTGCAATTATCGACACGATCGAGAATTTAGGTTATGATAAAATTAAATTTAAAGCTAACGAAAGCCTGATCGAGTATATCGATATCGAACTCGACAAAGCTTTTGTAAAATCGTCTATCGAAAACGCAAGCTTCAATACTCCTGCTAAAGCAAAAGACAACCTACATATTGTTTTTACTTCTTTGCACGGAACTTCTATAAAATCTATTCCTGATACTTTATCGCAGGCAGGTTATAAAAATGTACATATCGTACCGGAGCAAGCCATTCCTGATGGGAATTTCCCAACGGTAAAATCTCCAAATCCTGAAGAACCTGAAGCTTTAACTATGGCTCTGGCTTTGGCTGATAAAACGAATTCAGATATAGTAATTGGAACGGATCCTGATTGCGATCGTCTTGGTGTTGCTGTTAGAAACAACGAAGGCAAACTGATTTTACTGAACGGAAATCAGACCATGGTTATGATGACCGCTTTCTTATTGAAACAATGGAAAAAAGCAGGTAAAATTAACGGAAAACAATTCATTGGATCTACCATTGTTTCGACTCCGATGATGATGGAATTAGCCACCAATTATGGTGTTGAATGCAAAGTAGGACTGACAGGTTTTAAATGGATTGCCAAAATGATTAAAGATTTCCCTCAACTTCAATTTATTGGAGGCGGTGAAGAAAGCTTTGGTTTCATGGTTGGAGATGCCGTAAGAGACAAAGATGCCGTTGCCGCAACCTTATTAATCTGCGAAGTTGCCGCTCAGGCAAAAGCAGCAGGAAGCAGTGTTTACAAAGAGCTTCTTCAGCTTTATGTTGAAAACGGTTTTTATAAAGAACATTTGATTTCTTTAACCAAAAAAGGGATGCAGGGTCTGGAAGAAATCAATCAAATGATGATCAGTTTGCGCAACAATCCGTTAAAAGAAATCAGCGGGCAACGTGTGATCATGATGGAAGATTACCAGACATCAATTGCTTTGAATTTATTGACCGGGGAAGAATCGGTAATGGATATTCCAAAATCAAATGTACTGATTTATTATACTGAAGACGGTTCTAAAATTTGCGCCAGACCAAGCGGAACTGAGCCTAAAATTAAATTCTACATTAGTGTTAATGCACAGTTGGATACTGTTGAGGATTTTGATGCGGCAGAAAGCTACCTGGACGAAAAGATACAAAGCATTATTGCAGGTATGCAATTGAAATAAAACAATGAGTGACAAGCCTGACACAAATGACAAACCTGAACTATTAGATTCAATCATTGGACTAATAGATCAGACACGTCATTTTGTTGCCAAAACGGTTAATCAGGAATTAACGCTCTTATACTGGAAGATTGGAAAAACAATCAATGAAGAGATTTTAAAAAATGATCGGGCTGATTATGGAAAAAAAATAATCCCCTCATTAAGCGAAGCTTTAACCAAAAGATATGGAATAGGTTTTAATAAAAGAAATCTACAAAGCTTTATCAAACTAAACTCTGAAATACAAGACTTTGAAATTTTGCACACACTGTGTGCAAAATTGACTTGGTCACATATCAGATCATTAATCTACATTGAAAATGATATAAAACGTGAATTCTACATCCAAATGAGTATTCA
This window encodes:
- a CDS encoding HlyD family secretion protein; protein product: MKKAIISTAIIFLFTACQKTEKGNLIQGKIEKEQIAVVSKIPGKILKIWVKEGDLVQKGDTLAVLDIPEVDAKKSQAEGAVVSAKAQYKMAVKGATENQIKQLEAKKTGLKEQYEFAQKSIRRLTNMLKDSLISQQTYDETFAKYQGAQAQYNAVIAELDDAKKGARIEQQTMALGQQDRALGALQEVETANKERYIIAPQNMSIETITLNLGELALPGYTLFNGYIDNSIYFRFTIPENQLGEFKKGQEITVHVPYKKENIKGRISTIKQLGAYGNIATAYPDYEMQESLFEIKITPVNIEQTKDLITKTTVTLSH
- a CDS encoding ABC transporter permease, which produces MQNFFSLLKREFQLFWKNKVLRILFIGAPILYGVLLGYVYGKGKVTDLPILVVDQDRSELSSKAIQMFEDNEVLSVSSILYDQNNLSKLAIQKDATCVVIIPKDFEKMTLTKKYPEITTIVNTSNVLTANYASTAIQICLGTLKAGVQIETLRKQGVPENLLASQYEPFKTTFIKKYNRSTNYMYFLWPGVLATVLQQVLLLGLALSFASEFENGTFKDLVKKCPSLLKMLAVKIIPYLIMSFGIWIIYWLFTLWFRLPFYENLAPLTFIAGFFVLAASFIGILVSIVVPNQLKATEILMVIATPSFILSGFTWPLSQMPQTVQAIANVIPLTHFLKAFRILIIENGTFSQTTASIRNMIIIGLVCAIAAYIALYFKKKEALKEI
- a CDS encoding ABC-F family ATP-binding cassette domain-containing protein, coding for MITVNDISVQFGGTTLFSDVSFAINENDKIALMGKNGAGKSTLLKIIAGQSKPSTGSVSTPKDAVVAYLPQHLLTKDGSTVMEEASKAFGEIFKMKAEIDEINEQLTVRTDYESDAYMKLIERVSDLSEKYYAIEEVNYEAEVEKILTGLGFEREDFTRQTSEFSGGWRMRIELAKILLQKPDLILLDEPTNHMDIESIQWLEEFLVNSAKAVVVISHDRAFVDNITNRTIEVTMGRIYDYKAKYSHYLELRKDRRIHQQKAYDEQQKMIADNRAFIDRFKGTFSKTDAVQSRVKMLEKLEIVQVDEVDTSALRLKFPPAARSGQYPVIVKEMSKAYGDHVVFRDANVVIERGQKVAFVGKNGEGKSTMIKAIMKEIGVDSGSVEIGHNAQIGYFAQNQASLLDENATIFETIDAIAVGDIRTQIKNILGAFMFQGDDITKKVKVLSGGEKTRLAMIKLLLEPVNLLILDEPSNHLDMKTKDIIKDALRDFDGTLILVSHDRDFLDGLATKVFEFGNKRVKEHFEDVAGFLAHKKMDSMREIEK
- a CDS encoding GlmU family protein, with amino-acid sequence MNYILFDGPVRNALLPFTFTRPVADILIGIMTIRQKWEARLGSTITTITEDYLSQKFPMVEMEENVMINAAYLPNDTLAEMVSDLKANQAIFKGDDVIAFFTNENQEEVDFDSYEIIPYNDACLTVEHTWDIFSKNDAAIREDFQYLTEDRKSQPIPKSVNVIAPENIFLEEGAKLEFVTLNASNGPIYIGKNAEIMEGTVIRGPFALCENAQVKLNAKVYGATTVGPGSRIGGEVKNSVLFANSNKGHDGFLGDSVLGEWCNIGADSNNSNLKNNYEEVKLWSYETEGFAKTGLQFCGLMMGDHSKCGINTMFNTGTVVGVSANIFGSGFPRNFVPSFSWGGAAGFTTYVTKKAFETAKLVMGRRNIEFDETEAAILEHIFEETKKWRKD
- a CDS encoding type B 50S ribosomal protein L31 — translated: MKKGIHPENYRLVAFKDMSNDEVFITKSTADTKETIEVDGVEYPVVKMEISRTSHPFYTGKSKLIDTAGRIDKFKTKYAKHAKK
- a CDS encoding DUF4199 domain-containing protein; translation: MINEVIKKNGITYGVMIGIASALFTATIYAIDLNLFTAWWMGIIGIVISLTISIVLLSKTKKELKGVFPFKDAFTTYFIAAVIGVLISTLFNIVLFNVIDPGAKDTLNEIMIKYTANMMQKFGAPASSINEAISKMKESSPYSTFELLKGSVFAIVISAIFGLIFAAFFKSKTTQE
- a CDS encoding glycosyltransferase family 2 protein; this encodes MNLSILIPLLNEEESLKELYSWIIKVMQSNNYSYEIIFVDDGSTDDSWNIIESFSNENPNVKGIRFMKNFGKSQALHAGFAKAQGDVIITMDADLQDSPDEIPGLYEMITVQKFDLVSGWKKKRYDSVVAKNLPSKLFNWAARKTSGVELNDFNCGLKAYKNAVVKNVEVSGEMHRYIPVLAKNAGFNKIGEKVVIHQARKYGETKFGMERFINGFLDLITIWFLSRFGKRPMHLFGAIGSLMFIIGFLLAGYIGISKLYHMYNGMKYSLITNNPWFFIALTTMILGTQLFLAGFLGEIILRTKNNEARYKVAREVNF
- a CDS encoding phospho-sugar mutase — protein: MNIAPNILNAVNEWLTPTFDSETQAAVKELMTTSPKELEESFYKNLEFGTGGMRGVMGVGSNRINKYTLGKNTQGLSDYLHIAFPNQPLKVVIAYDCRHNSNSLAKVVADVFSANGIHVYLFSDLRPTPELSFALKYLGCQCGIVLTASHNPPEYNGYKVYWEDGGQIVPPQDTAIIDTIENLGYDKIKFKANESLIEYIDIELDKAFVKSSIENASFNTPAKAKDNLHIVFTSLHGTSIKSIPDTLSQAGYKNVHIVPEQAIPDGNFPTVKSPNPEEPEALTMALALADKTNSDIVIGTDPDCDRLGVAVRNNEGKLILLNGNQTMVMMTAFLLKQWKKAGKINGKQFIGSTIVSTPMMMELATNYGVECKVGLTGFKWIAKMIKDFPQLQFIGGGEESFGFMVGDAVRDKDAVAATLLICEVAAQAKAAGSSVYKELLQLYVENGFYKEHLISLTKKGMQGLEEINQMMISLRNNPLKEISGQRVIMMEDYQTSIALNLLTGEESVMDIPKSNVLIYYTEDGSKICARPSGTEPKIKFYISVNAQLDTVEDFDAAESYLDEKIQSIIAGMQLK